A stretch of Gemmatimonadaceae bacterium DNA encodes these proteins:
- a CDS encoding DUF3667 domain-containing protein, which yields MSIPLNVTSRSAEFAPPASSVEPPAPWTIACLNCHATMSGPFCAQCGQRAVPPHPSVHEIAGEAFSEFTGWDGKFVETFKLLLTRPGAVTRQFIEGKRVRFISPVRLYLTMSFIYFLLASAAPTLVPVTRRVDAAGIQVGLTVGPNAAKKGSAPEVVGKALATAVAGGNLSTAQRDSALAKVGKAPVWLRPIARREIEDPQGLKRNLLDSLPRVLFMMLPVFALVLNAFYRPHRYPAHLYFSIHFNTLVFMLLAIGVLAKFTYSSVVAGLVGGICTLAIPIYGVIALRGMYGGSIAATIAKGLGIVTMCLCASTVALYGLVYYASLAR from the coding sequence ATGAGCATACCGCTTAACGTGACGTCGCGTTCCGCCGAATTTGCCCCGCCGGCATCCAGCGTCGAGCCGCCCGCGCCGTGGACCATTGCCTGTTTGAACTGCCACGCGACGATGAGCGGTCCGTTCTGCGCACAGTGTGGACAGCGCGCGGTGCCCCCGCACCCGAGCGTGCACGAGATCGCCGGCGAAGCCTTCTCCGAGTTCACGGGATGGGACGGCAAGTTCGTCGAGACGTTCAAGCTGCTGCTCACGAGGCCCGGCGCCGTCACGCGGCAGTTCATCGAGGGCAAACGCGTTCGCTTCATCTCGCCGGTGCGGCTGTATCTCACGATGAGCTTCATCTACTTCCTGCTCGCGTCCGCCGCACCGACGCTGGTGCCGGTGACACGTCGGGTGGACGCGGCGGGCATCCAGGTTGGCCTCACCGTCGGGCCGAATGCCGCGAAGAAAGGATCCGCGCCGGAGGTAGTGGGCAAAGCACTGGCGACCGCCGTCGCCGGCGGCAATCTCTCGACGGCACAGCGTGACTCTGCGCTCGCGAAGGTCGGCAAGGCACCCGTGTGGCTTCGTCCAATCGCGAGGCGTGAAATCGAGGATCCGCAGGGCCTCAAGCGCAACCTGCTGGACAGCCTGCCGCGCGTGCTCTTCATGATGCTGCCGGTCTTCGCGCTGGTTCTGAACGCCTTCTATCGGCCGCACCGCTATCCCGCGCATCTCTACTTCTCGATTCACTTCAACACGCTCGTCTTCATGCTGCTCGCGATCGGCGTGCTGGCGAAATTCACGTACTCGTCCGTGGTCGCCGGGCTCGTCGGCGGGATTTGCACGCTGGCGATTCCCATCTACGGCGTGATCGCGCTGCGTGGGATGTACGGCGGATCGATCGCGGCAACCATCGCCAAGGGGCTTGGCATCGTGACGATGTGCCTCTGCGCGTCGACGGTGGCGTTGTACGGGCTCGTCTACTACGCGTCGCTCGCGCGCTGA
- a CDS encoding PTS sugar transporter subunit IIA: MELREFFSEDAIKLDLAGTSKDDILRELIGLLKLDEKSEGMLFKMLKRRENLGSTGIGRGIAIPHCRSLVVNKLRVAFGRKKEGVDFKAIDEKPVHFFFLIVAPPLEVSNQYLPVLGKIAQFSKEPDVPGRLLELTEPKQFLALLEEKGV; the protein is encoded by the coding sequence ATGGAACTGCGAGAGTTCTTCAGCGAAGACGCAATCAAGCTCGACCTTGCGGGGACGTCGAAGGATGACATCCTCCGCGAGCTGATCGGCTTGCTCAAGTTGGACGAAAAGTCCGAAGGCATGTTGTTCAAGATGCTCAAGCGCCGTGAGAATCTTGGGTCGACGGGCATCGGGCGCGGCATCGCGATTCCCCACTGCCGCTCGCTGGTCGTCAACAAGCTGCGCGTGGCGTTTGGCCGCAAGAAGGAAGGCGTCGACTTCAAGGCGATCGACGAGAAGCCGGTGCACTTCTTCTTTCTGATCGTCGCGCCGCCATTAGAAGTCTCGAATCAGTACTTGCCCGTCCTCGGCAAAATTGCGCAGTTCAGCAAGGAGCCGGACGTGCCGGGCCGGCTGCTCGAGCTGACGGAGCCCAAGCAGTTTCTGGCGCTGCTCGAGGAAAAGGGCGTCTAG
- the dusB gene encoding tRNA dihydrouridine synthase DusB: protein MTKRFPFPLTGSSVDVPMYLAPMAGVSESPFRRLCRRFGADVVVTEFLSAEGIRRENEATISKLRFGPDERPIGVQIFGADPIAMGEAAAFVTDVFQPEFIDINFGCPVKKVVKRNGGSGCLKDLDLVQQIIRAVAKSTSLPVTVKTRSGWNEDTRDPVGIALRMQDAGARAFTLHARTRTQMYSGTARWEEIAAVVAALDIPVLGNGDIKTPEDAVRMQRMTNCAGIMIGRGAFGQPWIFDQTRDLLAGRDKRPDPTVEERFAIALDHAKMANDYEPDRRGAAIEFRKHLGWYCKGLPGSAELRKKLHAVTSLGEVEGIFEEYLRMRDQYAAEVDTAA from the coding sequence GTGACGAAACGCTTTCCGTTCCCCCTGACAGGCAGTTCGGTCGACGTGCCGATGTATCTGGCGCCCATGGCCGGCGTGTCCGAGTCGCCGTTCCGGCGCCTCTGCCGCCGCTTTGGCGCCGACGTCGTCGTCACCGAATTCCTGTCCGCCGAGGGGATTCGGCGCGAGAACGAAGCGACGATCAGCAAGCTGCGCTTCGGGCCTGACGAGCGGCCGATCGGCGTGCAGATTTTCGGCGCCGATCCGATCGCCATGGGCGAAGCGGCCGCGTTCGTCACCGACGTCTTCCAGCCCGAGTTCATCGACATCAACTTCGGCTGTCCGGTGAAGAAGGTCGTCAAGCGGAACGGCGGCTCGGGCTGTCTCAAGGATCTCGACCTCGTGCAGCAGATCATCCGCGCCGTGGCGAAGAGCACGAGTCTTCCCGTCACGGTCAAGACGCGCAGCGGATGGAACGAGGACACGCGCGACCCGGTCGGCATCGCTCTGCGCATGCAGGACGCCGGCGCGCGCGCGTTCACCCTGCACGCCCGCACGCGCACGCAGATGTACAGCGGCACCGCGCGCTGGGAAGAAATCGCGGCCGTCGTCGCCGCGCTCGACATTCCGGTGCTCGGCAACGGCGACATCAAGACACCGGAAGACGCCGTGCGCATGCAGCGCATGACGAATTGCGCCGGCATCATGATCGGCCGCGGCGCGTTCGGGCAGCCGTGGATCTTCGATCAAACGCGCGATCTCCTCGCGGGCCGCGACAAGCGTCCCGATCCAACCGTCGAGGAGCGTTTCGCCATCGCGCTCGACCACGCGAAGATGGCCAACGACTACGAGCCCGACCGGCGCGGCGCGGCGATCGAGTTCCGCAAGCACCTGGGTTGGTACTGCAAAGGTCTCCCGGGCTCGGCGGAGCTCCGCAAGAAGCTGCACGCGGTGACGTCGCTCGGCGAAGTCGAAGGGATCTTTGAAGAGTATTTGCGTATGCGCGATCAGTACGCGGCCGAGGTCGACACGGCTGCATGA
- the larB gene encoding nickel pincer cofactor biosynthesis protein LarB: protein MRREHVRDLLQQVANGALDVTSAVDALANGVLEPLESLGFATIDHHRTLRQGFPEVIYAAGKTPEQVTEIARHIIARGDAMLATRLSADAAEMLRASLPDIELNALGRTAFLPGREPAPSGKGTVTIVTAGTSDLPVAEEAAVTLRALGDCVARITDVGVAGIHRVLAKRDELSASAVVIVIAGMDGALPSVVGGLVRAPVIAVPTSVGYGAAFQGIAPLLTMLNSCAAGITVVNIDNGFGAAVAASRITHGVSS, encoded by the coding sequence ATGAGACGCGAGCACGTTCGCGATCTGCTCCAGCAGGTGGCGAACGGCGCGCTCGACGTGACGAGCGCGGTCGACGCGCTCGCAAACGGCGTTCTCGAGCCGCTGGAATCGCTCGGCTTCGCGACGATCGATCATCACCGCACGCTTCGCCAGGGATTTCCCGAGGTCATTTACGCGGCGGGCAAGACGCCGGAGCAGGTCACGGAGATCGCGCGGCACATCATCGCGCGCGGCGACGCCATGCTCGCTACTCGGCTCTCGGCCGACGCCGCGGAGATGTTGCGCGCGTCGCTGCCGGATATCGAGTTGAATGCGCTCGGGCGGACGGCATTTCTCCCGGGCCGCGAGCCGGCGCCGAGCGGCAAGGGAACGGTCACGATCGTCACCGCCGGCACGAGCGATCTGCCTGTCGCCGAGGAAGCGGCCGTGACATTGCGGGCGCTGGGCGACTGCGTGGCGCGCATCACAGACGTGGGCGTCGCGGGGATTCATCGTGTGCTCGCCAAGCGCGACGAGCTTTCCGCGTCCGCCGTGGTGATCGTCATCGCGGGGATGGACGGGGCGTTGCCGTCGGTCGTGGGTGGTCTCGTGCGCGCGCCGGTGATCGCGGTGCCGACGAGCGTCGGCTACGGCGCGGCGTTCCAGGGAATCGCGCCGCTGTTGACGATGCTCAACAGCTGCGCCGCGGGTATCACGGTGGTCAACATCGACAATGGATTCGGCGCGGCGGTCGCCGCGTCGCGTATCACGCACGGCGTGTCATCCTGA
- a CDS encoding sensor domain-containing diguanylate cyclase has product MSLLITAAIAFVGGAAFVALLFRRRRSDDDGRSRAALTRVDAHRSSATSGSRLTPAKSTALGREAQERFETREATRDLEILDRLLRDLRDLSGADEAIFWRWVEARQTLMPGAWSTEGTSRPTSFDMRSWGPLVRSSAEYRELQLVARDDGAPEFAAAPVLGGPGVYGVLSLTAATGLRFDDAGAREWLPRFAAQVSALIQLFDLRRDYGRHMRQGQALLDAVQRMHGHRSAEALGQALCETARDVTSAPVAGLVRWNDAEKHGVVQATSPSIDVEPGFHVTVDSIIGQACVAQLPLVLEDAASAVKETCPYGGMARPVGSLAIVPVQSGNQVIGALIVEGKEPSDVGQLEARNLGLLAAVARGPLEIIWEIEEVSRRARTDPLTGLSNRRHFDEQLRRVVAETDRFGGTCSLILVDLDHFKQVNDQFGHEAGDTVLKHVAQVLCDGVREVDVCARYGGEEIAILLPQTSEQGAYELAERLRQTLEARPSSHAGQGIPVTASFGVATYPAPVPYGDWLVLAADKALYEAKASGRNCVKVIQPKQVTPALYKAR; this is encoded by the coding sequence ATGAGTCTTCTCATCACGGCGGCAATCGCGTTCGTCGGCGGTGCGGCGTTCGTCGCGCTGCTGTTCAGACGTCGGCGCTCTGACGACGACGGGCGTTCCCGCGCCGCGCTCACGCGCGTCGATGCGCATCGCTCGTCCGCGACGTCGGGTTCCCGCCTGACGCCGGCCAAGTCCACGGCGCTCGGGCGCGAGGCACAGGAGCGATTCGAGACGCGAGAGGCGACGCGCGATCTCGAGATCCTCGATCGGTTGCTTCGAGATCTGCGCGACTTGAGCGGCGCCGACGAAGCGATCTTCTGGCGATGGGTGGAAGCGCGGCAGACGCTGATGCCGGGCGCGTGGTCGACCGAAGGGACGTCACGTCCGACGTCGTTCGACATGCGCTCGTGGGGACCGCTCGTGCGATCGAGCGCCGAGTATCGCGAGCTGCAGCTCGTCGCGCGCGACGACGGCGCACCTGAATTCGCGGCGGCGCCGGTCCTCGGCGGACCCGGGGTGTATGGCGTCCTCTCGCTCACCGCGGCGACCGGGTTGCGATTCGACGACGCCGGAGCACGCGAATGGCTGCCGCGATTCGCCGCGCAGGTCAGCGCGCTGATCCAGCTCTTCGATCTGCGGCGCGATTACGGACGCCACATGCGCCAGGGCCAGGCGCTCCTCGATGCAGTGCAGCGCATGCATGGGCATCGGAGTGCGGAGGCGTTGGGGCAGGCACTGTGCGAGACGGCGCGCGACGTCACCTCGGCTCCGGTCGCGGGCCTCGTGCGATGGAACGACGCCGAGAAGCACGGCGTTGTTCAGGCTACGTCGCCGTCGATCGACGTCGAGCCGGGCTTTCACGTGACGGTGGATTCGATCATCGGGCAGGCGTGCGTTGCGCAGCTGCCCTTGGTGCTCGAAGACGCGGCGTCCGCCGTGAAGGAGACCTGCCCGTACGGCGGCATGGCTCGGCCGGTTGGATCGCTGGCCATCGTCCCGGTGCAGAGCGGCAATCAGGTGATCGGCGCGTTGATCGTCGAGGGAAAGGAGCCGAGCGACGTGGGCCAGCTCGAGGCGCGCAATCTGGGGCTTCTCGCGGCGGTAGCGCGCGGTCCGCTCGAGATCATCTGGGAGATCGAGGAGGTCAGTCGTCGAGCGCGAACGGACCCGCTCACGGGCCTGTCGAATCGCCGGCACTTCGACGAGCAGCTGCGGCGCGTCGTGGCGGAGACGGATCGGTTTGGTGGAACGTGTTCGCTGATTCTGGTGGATCTCGATCACTTCAAGCAGGTGAACGATCAGTTCGGCCATGAGGCGGGCGATACGGTGCTCAAGCACGTCGCGCAGGTGTTGTGCGACGGCGTGCGCGAAGTGGACGTGTGCGCGCGCTATGGCGGCGAGGAGATCGCCATTCTGCTGCCGCAGACGTCGGAGCAGGGTGCCTACGAGCTGGCTGAGCGGCTGCGGCAGACGCTGGAGGCGCGGCCGAGTTCGCATGCGGGGCAAGGAATTCCGGTGACGGCCTCGTTCGGCGTGGCGACGTATCCGGCGCCGGTGCCGTATGGGGACTGGCTGGTGTTGGCCGCCGACAAGGCGTTGTACGAGGCGAAGGCGAGCGGGAGAAACTGCGTGAAGGTAATTCAGCCAAAGCAAGTCACTCCAGCGCTTTACAAGGCTCGCTGA
- a CDS encoding GNAT family N-acetyltransferase → MHLIRFPSAARFRAAADSFLLRHEAQHGLMLGILGELAELPPGGLAVVAIDNGGSAEVLGVAFRLDTRLLVSRVEPDARDEFAQLLRKEPCSAVVGNAETVRAVTAAMARAIEHSLAQGVYVNRRVMWPDRHPTGARRLATPGDEETLIAWHIALSAAIGQRETLEHARESIARRIASHALHVWEDGGRIVSSAAAVGRTAHGVRINLVYTPLELRGRGYASMLVADLTDELLRDGREFVFLHTDLANPTSNRIYQRLGYERAGDFLMASFEPAN, encoded by the coding sequence ATGCATCTCATCCGCTTCCCAAGCGCGGCGCGCTTTCGAGCCGCCGCCGACTCGTTTCTCCTGCGCCACGAGGCGCAGCACGGGCTCATGCTCGGTATCCTCGGCGAGCTCGCCGAGCTGCCGCCCGGCGGACTCGCGGTCGTCGCGATCGACAACGGCGGGAGCGCGGAAGTGCTCGGCGTCGCGTTTCGGCTGGACACCCGTTTGCTCGTCTCGCGCGTCGAGCCGGACGCGCGAGACGAATTCGCTCAGCTGCTCCGCAAGGAGCCGTGCAGTGCCGTCGTGGGCAACGCCGAGACGGTGCGCGCGGTGACGGCGGCGATGGCCCGCGCGATCGAGCATTCGCTGGCGCAAGGCGTGTACGTAAATCGCCGCGTGATGTGGCCGGACCGGCATCCGACCGGCGCACGCCGGCTGGCGACGCCAGGTGATGAGGAAACTCTAATCGCATGGCACATCGCGCTCAGCGCGGCCATCGGACAGCGCGAGACGCTCGAGCATGCACGCGAATCGATCGCGCGCCGGATCGCGTCGCACGCGCTGCATGTCTGGGAAGACGGCGGTCGTATCGTCTCGAGCGCGGCGGCGGTCGGCCGGACCGCGCACGGCGTGAGGATCAATCTCGTCTACACGCCGCTCGAGCTTCGCGGCCGCGGCTACGCGTCGATGCTGGTGGCCGATCTCACGGACGAGCTGCTGCGCGACGGGCGCGAGTTCGTCTTCCTGCACACCGATCTCGCGAACCCGACCTCGAACAGGATCTACCAGCGACTCGGCTACGAGCGCGCGGGTGATTTTCTCATGGCGTCGTTCGAACCCGCGAACTAA
- a CDS encoding lysylphosphatidylglycerol synthase transmembrane domain-containing protein yields MKKAVSRSIRLLLSVVIIAALVLFARKVNWQTTWQSIVSANRTILLLAALVNLLSLALKGVRWWIFLRPVGAPSLWMALKATFAGAGLNNVLVANGGEAARVVFVARAAHVQSAKVLATLALERMFELIGYVVMLALAVSFLDLPSSLSRAKPFAWAGLALIAVFLVYLVRRPDIAESAAPLAAEVTGAIGWRSRVANYFRHFGHTIGGISTGPRFGMALLISVSIWALQVWTYALTARSAHFNLSPVGTVAALLAVNLGFAVRATPGNVGVFQAVYALTAVGFGMDKDQAIAVAFLIQTQQIIPVTLLGIALAPEFIFKRKQVVRAEDRGLDLHSRSPESADD; encoded by the coding sequence ATGAAGAAAGCCGTTTCGCGCAGCATCCGACTGTTGCTAAGCGTCGTCATCATCGCGGCGCTGGTGTTGTTTGCGCGAAAGGTCAATTGGCAGACGACGTGGCAGAGTATCGTGAGCGCCAATCGCACCATTCTGCTGCTTGCGGCGCTCGTCAACCTGTTGTCGCTGGCGCTGAAAGGCGTGCGCTGGTGGATCTTCCTGCGCCCCGTTGGCGCGCCGTCATTGTGGATGGCGCTCAAGGCGACGTTCGCCGGCGCCGGTCTCAACAACGTGCTCGTCGCCAACGGCGGCGAAGCGGCGCGCGTCGTGTTCGTTGCCCGAGCCGCCCACGTGCAGAGCGCGAAGGTGCTCGCGACGCTCGCGCTCGAGCGAATGTTCGAGCTGATCGGGTACGTCGTGATGCTCGCGCTGGCCGTCTCATTCCTCGATCTGCCGTCGTCGCTTTCGCGCGCCAAGCCGTTCGCGTGGGCCGGGCTCGCGCTCATCGCGGTGTTCCTCGTCTATCTGGTCCGCCGCCCGGACATCGCCGAATCCGCGGCGCCGCTCGCGGCCGAAGTAACAGGCGCGATCGGATGGCGGTCTCGCGTCGCGAACTACTTCCGCCACTTCGGTCATACGATCGGCGGCATTTCCACCGGCCCCCGATTCGGCATGGCGCTCCTGATCTCGGTGTCGATCTGGGCGCTGCAAGTGTGGACCTACGCGTTGACCGCGCGTTCCGCGCATTTCAATCTGTCGCCCGTTGGTACCGTCGCCGCGCTGCTCGCCGTCAACCTCGGCTTCGCCGTGCGCGCGACGCCTGGCAACGTCGGCGTGTTCCAGGCGGTGTATGCGCTGACGGCCGTCGGGTTCGGAATGGATAAGGATCAGGCGATCGCCGTCGCGTTCCTCATTCAAACGCAGCAGATCATTCCCGTCACCCTGCTCGGAATCGCCCTCGCGCCGGAGTTCATCTTCAAGCGCAAGCAGGTCGTGCGCGCCGAGGATCGCGGGCTCGATCTGCATTCGCGGTCGCCCGAGAGCGCGGACGATTAG
- a CDS encoding polysaccharide deacetylase family protein, with product MILESLGAGVVVIGGAAHGAFHRNSFVFGKPITHVSGGGKRVALTFDDGPNPNATPFILDALRDRGVKATFFILGRHAEQWPDLVRRVADEGHSIGNHGWFHRKLHFKSPAYVRRDLTLGTEAIQRASGVTPHLFRAPHGFRAPWVTAIARSLGQRTVGWSLGVWDSDRPGVDVIAQRTVDGARPGSILLLHDGDGYDPQGDRTQTARAVPLIVDRLLAQGFEFELFDAD from the coding sequence ATGATTCTCGAAAGTCTGGGCGCCGGCGTCGTCGTGATCGGCGGCGCCGCGCACGGCGCGTTTCACCGCAACAGCTTCGTTTTCGGCAAACCCATCACGCACGTGTCCGGCGGCGGAAAACGCGTCGCGCTCACGTTCGACGACGGGCCCAATCCCAATGCGACGCCATTCATCCTCGACGCCCTGCGCGATCGCGGCGTGAAGGCCACGTTCTTCATCCTCGGCCGCCACGCCGAGCAGTGGCCGGATCTCGTGCGGCGCGTCGCCGATGAAGGACATTCGATCGGCAATCACGGCTGGTTTCATCGCAAGCTGCACTTCAAGTCGCCGGCCTATGTGCGGCGCGATCTCACGCTCGGCACCGAGGCGATTCAGCGGGCGTCGGGCGTGACGCCGCACCTCTTTCGCGCGCCGCACGGCTTCCGTGCGCCCTGGGTCACGGCGATCGCGCGCTCGCTCGGCCAGCGGACCGTCGGGTGGTCGCTCGGCGTGTGGGACTCCGACAGGCCGGGCGTCGACGTGATCGCCCAGCGTACCGTCGACGGAGCTCGTCCCGGGTCGATCCTTCTCTTGCACGACGGAGACGGCTACGATCCTCAAGGGGATCGGACGCAAACGGCACGCGCAGTGCCCTTGATTGTCGATCGTCTGCTGGCTCAGGGTTTCGAATTCGAGCTGTTCGACGCCGATTGA
- a CDS encoding glycosyltransferase family 4 protein: protein MNPPLPALRRSRRSHPTLPNLPDLEFLPSDPNPLRIALVTEYYYPHLGGVCEHVHFFAREARRRGHHVDVITSHIPGAQEQPHVIRLGRSQPVYCNGSQARITVGWNLRRDMRRVLREGKYDIVHVHSPLTPVLPLLAIEESDRLGIPVVGTFHTYFDRSVGYTAFNRFFQKRLDMLATPIAVSKSTTVALNRYFEADWQIIPNGIDTDVFHPSAPPPPGISKDVPTILFLGRFDPRNGLTTLIDSFRKVKSKGTNGRQARLVVVGDGPLREHYYKQANGDKDIVFVGSVLEGRPSYYAHSSVYACPTTKASFGITLLESMACETPVVCSDILGFQDVVVNEREALMVPCGDRDALADALVRVLDDEGLAIQLGTTGRQNSLEYSWSRVTSRVLDVYQGVLGNVAVSA from the coding sequence TTGAATCCACCCCTCCCAGCACTCAGGCGCTCGCGTCGTAGCCACCCGACGCTGCCCAACCTCCCGGACCTCGAGTTCCTGCCGAGCGATCCCAATCCGCTGCGGATCGCGCTGGTAACCGAGTACTACTATCCGCATCTGGGCGGCGTTTGCGAGCACGTGCACTTCTTCGCCCGCGAAGCGCGCCGCCGCGGACACCATGTGGACGTCATCACGTCCCACATCCCGGGCGCTCAAGAGCAGCCACACGTCATTCGCCTGGGTCGCAGCCAGCCCGTCTATTGCAACGGCTCACAGGCACGCATCACAGTCGGGTGGAATCTCCGCCGCGACATGCGCCGCGTGCTGCGTGAGGGCAAGTACGACATCGTGCACGTGCACTCGCCGCTCACGCCCGTGCTTCCGCTGCTCGCCATCGAGGAATCGGACCGACTCGGCATCCCGGTCGTCGGCACCTTCCATACGTACTTCGATCGCTCGGTCGGATACACCGCGTTCAACCGCTTTTTCCAGAAACGGCTCGACATGCTCGCCACGCCCATCGCGGTGTCGAAGAGCACGACCGTCGCGCTCAATCGGTATTTCGAGGCGGACTGGCAGATCATTCCGAACGGCATCGACACCGATGTCTTTCATCCGAGCGCTCCTCCCCCGCCGGGGATTTCGAAGGACGTTCCGACGATTCTCTTCCTCGGCCGCTTCGATCCGCGCAACGGACTCACGACGCTGATCGACTCGTTCCGCAAGGTGAAGTCGAAGGGCACGAACGGCCGCCAGGCGCGGCTCGTGGTCGTGGGCGACGGTCCGCTGCGCGAGCACTACTACAAGCAGGCGAACGGCGACAAGGACATCGTCTTCGTCGGCTCGGTCCTCGAGGGACGTCCCAGCTACTACGCCCATAGTAGTGTGTACGCCTGCCCCACCACCAAGGCCTCGTTCGGCATCACGCTGCTCGAATCCATGGCGTGCGAGACGCCCGTCGTGTGCTCCGACATCCTCGGCTTCCAGGACGTCGTGGTGAACGAGCGTGAGGCGCTCATGGTGCCGTGCGGCGACCGCGACGCATTGGCCGACGCGCTCGTGCGCGTGCTCGACGACGAAGGACTGGCGATTCAGCTCGGCACCACCGGGCGTCAGAATTCGCTCGAATATTCGTGGTCGCGTGTCACGTCTCGCGTGCTGGACGTGTATCAGGGCGTTCTCGGAAACGTCGCCGTTAGCGCATAG